The Aggregatilinea lenta genome includes a region encoding these proteins:
- a CDS encoding tetratricopeptide repeat protein, translated as MASNLINVGIKLLTSENCELHLTCELALQNGQIVLARKHGCSRLQLQLSFAPNVSVPPTVRSFHEINVTQTKSATLGIGFLSGTEERSRTIFDFGPELQSQAKSYYPININLEALPTPLSADDNFIRFHFGVALSPAYFWKPFIAEVVPTFLSETDVISTWTVAHYSNDEVLLLVTPELEALRDSAISFNETTRLRPEMLPLGVPSARVSLDNKNALSLASAYKPQAGQVFVGRDATLLEVLQSLSEVQTLAIVGIPGIGKTAFLHQLWERLEDTQVFFYQFQEGLVSLRDVLLNLAQFFEEREALPKQFAAAIRTGRLPLQQQAELMASLLLESDYYLLFDSLHVAEAEPGINSFFKLLQSRQSRNRVILASRTKPIFYSGLDEAQKHVKTIELRGLTDSETAEYFGLKGVVLNESAVEAIHERFEGFPLALEWICALHAMGHTEDEFTELINRTEGQLVEHLFVEIFDHLEPNAKRVLLVASLLPFPFSRSHLLDCSKHIFAPEELAVIFAHLCRQFLIEQLGDDLYDIHEIVRTLTLNYSDGLDSLRTKLADYLLEDADNSITVLEAFLLYFKTDALNKAAEVLIELNDSGLMLYYPDLAKTLLDRFDSDKVSPQNWMRILDAQGQFAFHWRKYETAQTHYNEMLQIAQELEATEAVIIAQRGLGNAFLNIDAGIAERYYLNGLANAKQLDSKLHQLQLYNNLGTLYIQEARYPEAAKMLSQGLELLDLIPDGDYDRMILHAGFAYLYAEQELWQKADDHVLAAYSIAEKLDLPYDIAKLSYNLGLHKSHQEEEVASNDMMDKAFEIAGRYGFRDIQTMVLTARGVAAAEKNNYDAAIRYFEEAAAIHERIDDTAQLATTYFDIGSFYWKLSNEQRAIEYYKKGFDIFENLRDAKARTVFLVNCYLIAVDSPDPRRITRILIQLKNRLVEHASLQPLAQVYNTLGRIYLDVLQRDRVAFACFQREISLLSDLHDVETLATKLIDYGVTCEKRRRFRDAFDAYAQSIRLAGDLELPELLAIAEYNRGNCFAECNLLDAAENDLRNALTHAKVTGPARLAENVAHNLGEVLRRQEKYDEGIRLLENIVIAARQRSDHELTVTALNNLGLAYEQVNNDNAALAAFQEARELSRRYYLRRDEANVLVSLGNFYFSRSNLLDAQECYKQGLEAAQSAEDVNLEEGCILSLGYVHRELGSLNSIEAELTQAMQRASDLNHYDNLWQFFLFSGETSLQLGDVDDAAYAYEKALELAMVLGITQFAELPEELGATPVEEIFETLIRMVHSMDDLLAGNRHDHASRFYSELCRLVSDIPLWQGHTAWFFELLAPIESYLRDTPNMTLTECVRSAWLHDT; from the coding sequence ATGGCTAGCAATCTAATCAATGTCGGCATCAAGCTACTCACGAGTGAAAACTGTGAGTTGCACCTGACCTGCGAGTTAGCGCTACAGAATGGTCAAATCGTGCTCGCCCGAAAGCATGGTTGTTCCCGACTTCAGTTGCAGTTGTCTTTCGCACCTAATGTTTCTGTGCCTCCAACGGTTCGGTCATTTCATGAAATCAATGTTACACAGACTAAAAGTGCAACACTTGGGATAGGGTTCCTAAGTGGAACTGAAGAAAGAAGCCGCACTATATTTGATTTCGGGCCCGAGTTACAATCGCAGGCAAAGAGCTATTACCCTATAAACATAAACCTAGAAGCCTTGCCAACCCCCCTATCGGCGGACGATAACTTCATACGTTTTCACTTTGGTGTTGCATTATCTCCAGCTTATTTTTGGAAACCATTTATTGCTGAAGTCGTGCCAACATTTCTCTCTGAAACAGATGTTATTTCTACCTGGACAGTAGCACATTACTCAAATGACGAAGTGCTACTATTGGTCACACCGGAACTCGAAGCGTTGCGTGACTCGGCTATTTCGTTCAATGAAACAACTCGTCTGCGTCCCGAAATGCTTCCTCTCGGAGTTCCGAGTGCACGAGTGTCTTTGGATAACAAGAATGCTTTGTCTCTGGCTTCCGCCTACAAACCGCAAGCTGGGCAAGTCTTTGTAGGAAGGGATGCTACACTCCTTGAGGTACTTCAGTCGTTAAGTGAGGTCCAGACCCTGGCGATTGTTGGTATTCCAGGTATTGGTAAGACAGCATTTTTGCATCAACTATGGGAGCGACTAGAGGACACGCAGGTTTTTTTCTATCAATTTCAGGAAGGGCTTGTTTCGCTCCGTGATGTCCTACTGAATCTTGCGCAGTTTTTTGAAGAGCGCGAGGCCCTGCCCAAACAGTTCGCTGCTGCGATCAGGACAGGACGATTACCACTGCAACAGCAGGCGGAATTAATGGCAAGCCTATTGCTTGAAAGTGATTATTACCTGTTGTTCGACTCCCTCCATGTTGCGGAAGCCGAACCGGGAATCAACAGCTTCTTTAAGTTACTCCAGTCGCGCCAATCCCGTAACAGGGTAATTTTAGCAAGTCGTACCAAACCAATCTTCTACTCAGGCCTAGATGAAGCACAAAAGCATGTCAAAACTATCGAGCTTAGAGGATTGACCGATTCTGAGACCGCCGAATATTTCGGGCTTAAGGGAGTCGTGCTGAATGAAAGTGCGGTAGAAGCGATTCACGAACGTTTTGAGGGATTTCCATTAGCTTTGGAATGGATCTGCGCCCTACATGCGATGGGACATACCGAAGATGAATTCACTGAACTAATCAATCGAACAGAAGGGCAGTTGGTTGAACATCTTTTCGTTGAAATCTTTGACCATCTCGAGCCAAATGCCAAACGGGTGCTTCTAGTTGCATCCTTACTCCCGTTTCCTTTCTCCCGTTCGCACTTACTTGATTGCAGCAAACATATTTTCGCGCCGGAAGAATTAGCAGTTATCTTTGCACATCTTTGCAGACAGTTCTTAATAGAGCAGCTTGGCGATGACCTTTATGATATTCACGAAATAGTGCGCACCCTGACCTTGAATTACTCAGATGGCTTGGATAGCCTGCGCACCAAGTTGGCCGACTATCTACTTGAGGATGCTGACAACAGCATCACGGTTCTTGAGGCATTTCTCCTCTACTTCAAAACCGATGCTCTCAATAAAGCCGCGGAGGTACTTATCGAGCTAAACGATAGTGGGCTGATGCTTTATTACCCCGATCTGGCGAAAACACTATTAGATCGTTTTGATTCGGATAAAGTATCACCTCAAAACTGGATGCGAATACTGGACGCTCAAGGCCAGTTCGCTTTTCACTGGCGCAAATACGAAACAGCACAAACCCACTACAATGAAATGCTCCAAATCGCTCAGGAGCTTGAGGCCACTGAGGCAGTAATTATTGCTCAACGTGGGTTGGGGAATGCCTTCCTTAACATCGATGCGGGGATTGCAGAACGCTACTACTTAAACGGTCTTGCCAACGCAAAACAGCTAGATTCAAAATTACATCAACTTCAACTGTATAACAATCTTGGTACGCTTTATATTCAGGAAGCACGATATCCTGAAGCTGCAAAAATGTTGTCACAGGGCCTAGAACTTCTAGACCTAATTCCCGATGGAGACTACGATCGGATGATTCTGCATGCGGGCTTTGCATATCTCTATGCTGAACAAGAACTGTGGCAGAAAGCGGATGACCATGTACTAGCGGCGTACTCGATTGCTGAAAAGCTAGACTTACCCTATGACATTGCCAAGCTTTCATATAATCTGGGGCTACACAAATCACATCAGGAGGAAGAAGTAGCTTCCAATGACATGATGGATAAAGCATTCGAGATCGCTGGGCGATACGGATTTAGAGACATTCAGACCATGGTTCTCACGGCACGTGGAGTTGCTGCCGCAGAAAAAAACAATTATGACGCTGCAATTAGGTACTTTGAGGAAGCTGCCGCAATTCACGAGCGAATAGATGATACAGCACAGCTCGCCACTACCTATTTTGATATCGGAAGCTTCTATTGGAAACTTTCCAATGAGCAACGGGCAATAGAGTACTATAAAAAGGGATTCGACATTTTTGAGAATCTAAGGGATGCGAAAGCCCGCACTGTTTTTCTCGTGAACTGCTACCTGATTGCTGTTGATTCCCCAGATCCAAGGCGAATTACACGTATACTGATTCAGTTGAAGAACCGACTCGTGGAACACGCCTCACTTCAGCCGTTAGCTCAGGTGTATAACACGCTGGGAAGAATCTATCTTGATGTTCTACAAAGAGATCGCGTCGCTTTTGCTTGTTTTCAGCGGGAGATAAGTCTTCTGAGTGATTTACATGATGTAGAAACCTTGGCGACTAAGTTGATAGATTATGGCGTTACTTGTGAGAAACGACGACGATTCCGAGATGCTTTCGACGCTTATGCTCAGAGCATCAGACTGGCCGGAGACCTGGAGTTGCCAGAATTACTAGCTATCGCAGAATACAATCGCGGCAATTGCTTTGCAGAATGTAATTTGCTTGATGCAGCCGAGAATGATTTACGAAACGCTTTGACCCACGCAAAAGTCACCGGACCAGCCCGCTTGGCCGAAAACGTTGCCCATAATCTTGGTGAAGTACTACGTCGTCAGGAAAAATACGATGAGGGGATTCGACTATTGGAGAATATCGTTATTGCTGCGAGGCAGCGAAGTGACCATGAGCTTACAGTTACAGCCCTTAATAACCTCGGCCTAGCATATGAGCAAGTGAATAACGACAACGCTGCTCTAGCGGCTTTCCAAGAAGCTCGTGAGTTAAGTCGTCGTTACTATCTCAGGCGCGATGAAGCCAATGTACTGGTCAGCCTTGGTAACTTCTACTTTTCACGCAGTAACCTACTTGATGCTCAAGAATGCTACAAACAAGGTCTAGAAGCGGCTCAGTCCGCAGAAGACGTGAACCTAGAGGAGGGGTGTATCCTCTCCCTTGGCTATGTGCATCGGGAGTTAGGCTCTCTAAATAGTATTGAGGCCGAACTGACTCAAGCAATGCAGCGTGCTAGTGATTTAAACCACTATGACAATTTGTGGCAGTTTTTCCTATTTAGCGGCGAAACAAGTTTACAGCTTGGCGATGTAGACGATGCTGCGTACGCATACGAGAAAGCGCTCGAGCTAGCTATGGTGCTTGGGATAACACAGTTTGCCGAACTGCCGGAGGAATTAGGCGCTACTCCTGTTGAAGAAATCTTTGAGACTCTAATTCGTATGGTCCACAGTATGGACGATTTACTCGCTGGCAATAGGCATGATCACGCTTCTCGCTTTTACTCGGAGTTATGCAGGTTGGTAAGCGACATTCCCCTGTGGCAAGGGCATACTGCTTGGTTCTTTGAGCTACTAGCTCCCATAGAATCATATTTGCGGGATACGCCTAATATGACTCTCACGGAGTGTGTTCGTTCAGCTTGGCTGCACGACACATGA